A section of the Malania oleifera isolate guangnan ecotype guangnan chromosome 2, ASM2987363v1, whole genome shotgun sequence genome encodes:
- the LOC131149165 gene encoding SNF1-related protein kinase regulatory subunit beta-3 produces the protein MNNPCFEDQDEATVVGFEVPKSPDSSYNNAYPGSEDEARDPPVVPPHLQHSLLACPTSRDATGTIPLPQNVILNHLYIENRETPRSVVALGFTHRFRSKYVTVVLYKPVQRRGSTSS, from the exons ATGAACAACCCCTGTTTTGAAGATCAA GATGAAGCCACAGTTGTTGGATTTGAAGTTCCAAAATCACCTGATTCAAGTTACAACAATGCTTACCCAGGGAGCGAAGATGAGGCACGGGACCCTCCTGTTGTACCTCCACATCTGCAACATTCGTTACTAGCGTGTCCAACAAGCAGAGACGCTACTGGTACTATTCCACTGCCTCAGAATGTCATTCTCAACCATCTCTACATTGAGAACAGGGAGACCCCGCGATCTGTAGTGGCACTTGGGTTCACTCACCGCTTCCGTTCAAAATATGTTACCGTTGTGCTTTATAAACCAGTTCAGAGAAGGGGGAGTACTAGCAGTTGA